A genomic window from Cupriavidus basilensis includes:
- a CDS encoding UvrD-helicase domain-containing protein: MTHGLNPAQSEAVRYLDGPCLVLAGAGSGKTRVITQKIAHLIEDKGFQPKHIAAVTFTNKAAKEMQERIAKLMEGKTTREGKRIPIKQITVSTFHSLGVQILRAEAEHVGLKPRFSIMDSDDCFGMVQEQLASTDKKLIRSVQSTISLWKNGMVDPETAIARADNPDDHQAALIYRNYVATLHAYQAVDFDDLIRLPAELFARNEEVRLRWQNRLRYFLVDEYQDTNACQYQLLKQLAGGSHLRAPAFTAVGDDDQAIYGWRGATLDNLKLLQTDFPDLKVVKLEQNYRSTVRILEAANAVISNNPKLFDKKLWSEHGMGDPIAVNPMNDEEHEAESVVFRLSAHKFERRAQFRDYAILYRGNHQARLFEQILRRERIPYVLSGGQSFFDKAEIKDICAYLRLIANPDDDPAFIRAITTPKRGVGNTTLEVLGTFAGQAKVSLFEAAMMGGIEGKLQPRQLEPLRVFCEAMVRLAGRAASDPATQVLDDMMEGIHYEAYLYDTFDERQAQSRWTNTLEFLDWLKRKGTKPEATGEGEEATGFDTADGFGDEGKNLLELTQTVALMSMLEGREEDPDAVRLSTLHASKGLEYPHVFLVGVEEGILPHCREDEDMSDEKIEEERRLMYVGITRAQRSLHLSWCKKRKRARDTYSCEPSRFIGEMKLEEAPAIKDETPAMSPKDRLAGLKALLGTPGTPGKTSA, from the coding sequence ATGACCCACGGACTCAATCCTGCCCAATCCGAAGCCGTTCGCTACCTCGACGGCCCCTGCCTGGTGCTCGCCGGCGCTGGCTCGGGCAAGACCCGGGTGATCACGCAGAAGATCGCGCACCTGATCGAGGACAAGGGCTTCCAGCCCAAGCACATCGCCGCGGTGACCTTCACCAACAAGGCCGCCAAGGAGATGCAGGAGCGCATCGCCAAGCTGATGGAAGGCAAGACCACGCGCGAGGGCAAGCGCATCCCCATCAAGCAGATCACGGTGAGCACCTTCCACTCGCTGGGCGTGCAGATCCTGCGCGCCGAGGCCGAGCACGTGGGCCTGAAGCCGCGCTTTTCCATCATGGACTCGGACGATTGCTTTGGCATGGTGCAGGAGCAGCTCGCCTCCACCGACAAGAAGCTGATCCGCAGCGTGCAGAGCACCATCTCGCTGTGGAAGAACGGCATGGTCGATCCCGAGACCGCCATCGCCCGGGCCGACAACCCCGACGATCACCAGGCGGCGCTGATCTACCGCAACTACGTGGCTACGCTGCATGCCTACCAGGCGGTGGACTTCGACGACCTGATCCGCCTGCCGGCAGAGCTGTTCGCGCGCAACGAAGAGGTGCGCCTGCGCTGGCAGAACCGGCTGCGCTACTTCCTGGTGGACGAGTACCAGGACACCAACGCCTGCCAGTACCAGCTGCTCAAGCAGCTCGCCGGCGGCTCGCACCTGCGCGCACCGGCCTTCACCGCGGTGGGCGACGACGACCAGGCCATCTACGGCTGGCGCGGCGCCACGCTGGACAACCTCAAGCTGCTGCAGACCGATTTCCCCGACCTGAAGGTGGTCAAGCTGGAGCAGAACTACCGCTCCACCGTGCGCATCCTGGAGGCGGCCAATGCGGTCATCTCCAACAATCCCAAGCTGTTCGACAAGAAGCTGTGGAGCGAGCACGGCATGGGCGACCCCATTGCCGTCAACCCAATGAACGATGAGGAGCACGAGGCGGAGTCGGTCGTATTCCGCTTGTCGGCCCACAAGTTCGAGCGGCGCGCGCAGTTCCGCGACTACGCCATCCTGTATCGCGGCAACCACCAGGCGCGGCTGTTCGAGCAGATCCTGCGCCGCGAGCGCATTCCCTATGTGCTCTCGGGCGGGCAGAGCTTCTTTGACAAGGCCGAGATCAAGGACATCTGCGCCTACCTGCGCCTGATCGCCAACCCGGACGACGATCCCGCCTTCATCCGCGCCATCACCACGCCCAAGCGCGGCGTGGGCAACACCACGCTGGAAGTGCTTGGCACCTTCGCCGGCCAGGCCAAGGTGTCGTTGTTCGAGGCGGCCATGATGGGCGGCATCGAAGGCAAGCTCCAGCCGCGCCAGCTGGAGCCGCTGCGGGTGTTCTGCGAGGCCATGGTGCGCCTGGCCGGGCGCGCGGCCAGCGATCCCGCCACCCAGGTGCTCGACGACATGATGGAAGGCATCCACTACGAGGCCTACCTGTACGACACCTTCGATGAGCGCCAGGCCCAGTCGCGCTGGACCAACACGCTGGAGTTCCTCGACTGGCTCAAGCGCAAGGGCACCAAGCCCGAGGCGACGGGCGAGGGCGAGGAGGCCACCGGCTTCGACACCGCCGATGGTTTCGGCGACGAGGGCAAGAACCTGCTGGAGCTGACCCAGACGGTGGCGCTGATGAGCATGCTCGAAGGCCGCGAGGAAGATCCCGACGCGGTGCGCCTGTCGACGCTGCACGCCTCCAAGGGGCTGGAGTACCCGCACGTGTTCCTGGTCGGGGTGGAAGAGGGCATCCTGCCCCACTGCCGCGAAGACGAGGACATGAGCGACGAGAAGATCGAGGAAGAGCGCCGCCTGATGTATGTAGGCATCACGCGTGCGCAGCGCAGCCTGCACCTGAGCTGGTGCAAGAAGCGCAAGCGCGCCCGCGATACCTACTCTTGCGAGCCCTCGCGCTTTATCGGCGAGATGAAGCTCGAAGAGGCCCCCGCGATCAAGGACGAAACGCCCGCCATGAGCCCCAAGGACCGCCTGGCAGGGCTCAAGGCCTTGCTGGGAACGCCCGGCACGCCAGGCAAGACCTCCGCATGA
- the gcvT gene encoding glycine cleavage system aminomethyltransferase GcvT, producing the protein MTLQATPLNAIHRALSARMVDFGGWDMPVNYGSQIEEHHAVRTDAGMFDVSHMCVVDLNGEHVRAFLRGLLANNVDKLQTPGKALYSCMLDEKGGVIDDLIVYFFAEDHFRLVVNAGTANNDIEWIAARNAATNSGVRITPRRGDNAPDGVAPLAIVAVQGPNARAKVWNAFPSTQPSEALKPFNAVVVQDPALGEVMVARTGYTGEDGFELVVPAENVAGLWEKLIAEGVRPAGLGARDTLRLEAGMNLYGQDMDIHTSPLNAGLAWTVDLQSERDFTGKAALVAGGKTQQFVGLILRPANGKAGGVLRAHQKVITPAGEGEITSGTFSPSLSQSIAFARLPLDVALGAEVQVEIRDRKLAATVVKLPFVRNGKALVS; encoded by the coding sequence ATGACGCTCCAGGCCACGCCCCTCAACGCTATCCACCGCGCACTCAGCGCCCGCATGGTCGACTTCGGCGGCTGGGACATGCCGGTCAACTACGGCTCCCAGATCGAGGAACATCACGCCGTGCGCACGGATGCCGGCATGTTCGACGTCTCCCACATGTGCGTGGTCGATCTCAATGGCGAGCATGTGCGTGCCTTCCTGCGTGGCCTGCTGGCCAACAATGTGGACAAGCTGCAAACGCCGGGCAAGGCGCTGTACTCCTGCATGCTGGACGAGAAGGGTGGCGTCATCGACGACCTGATCGTCTATTTCTTCGCCGAGGACCACTTCCGCCTGGTGGTGAATGCTGGCACCGCCAACAACGATATCGAATGGATCGCCGCGCGCAACGCCGCCACCAATAGCGGCGTGCGCATCACGCCGCGCCGCGGCGACAATGCGCCCGACGGCGTGGCTCCGCTGGCGATCGTCGCGGTGCAGGGCCCGAATGCCCGCGCCAAGGTGTGGAACGCCTTCCCCTCGACACAACCCAGCGAAGCCCTGAAGCCGTTCAACGCCGTCGTGGTGCAGGACCCCGCCCTTGGCGAAGTCATGGTGGCACGCACCGGCTATACCGGCGAAGACGGGTTCGAGCTGGTGGTGCCAGCCGAGAACGTGGCCGGCCTGTGGGAAAAGCTGATCGCCGAGGGCGTGCGCCCGGCGGGCCTGGGCGCGCGCGACACGCTGCGCCTGGAGGCCGGCATGAACCTGTACGGCCAGGACATGGATATCCACACCTCGCCGCTCAACGCCGGCCTGGCCTGGACCGTGGACCTGCAAAGCGAACGCGACTTCACCGGCAAGGCGGCCCTGGTCGCTGGCGGCAAGACCCAGCAGTTCGTCGGGCTGATCCTGCGCCCGGCCAACGGAAAAGCGGGCGGCGTGCTGCGCGCCCACCAGAAGGTCATCACCCCTGCTGGCGAAGGCGAAATCACCAGTGGCACCTTCAGCCCCTCGCTGTCCCAGTCCATCGCTTTTGCCCGCCTGCCGCTCGACGTTGCGCTCGGCGCCGAGGTGCAGGTCGAGATCCGCGACCGCAAACTCGCCGCGACTGTGGTTAAACTGCCGTTTGTGCGCAATGGCAAGGCACTCGTGAGCTGA
- the gcvH gene encoding glycine cleavage system protein GcvH produces the protein MNFPADLKYTESHEWVRVEADGTLTIGITDHAQDALGDIVFLELPEVGKSVGAGDALAVVESVKAASDIYAPVAGEVIAINDAAAAAPESVNADAFDAWLFKLKPANSDDVNGLMSADAYKANVGA, from the coding sequence ATGAATTTCCCCGCCGACCTGAAATACACCGAGTCCCATGAGTGGGTGCGCGTCGAAGCCGACGGCACGCTGACCATCGGCATCACCGACCACGCGCAGGACGCGCTGGGCGACATCGTCTTCCTGGAACTGCCGGAAGTGGGCAAGTCGGTCGGCGCCGGCGACGCGCTGGCCGTGGTGGAATCGGTCAAGGCCGCGTCCGACATCTACGCGCCGGTGGCAGGCGAAGTGATCGCCATCAACGACGCCGCCGCGGCCGCGCCGGAAAGCGTCAATGCCGACGCCTTCGACGCCTGGCTGTTCAAGCTCAAGCCGGCCAACAGCGACGACGTGAACGGCCTGATGTCGGCCGACGCCTATAAGGCCAACGTCGGCGCCTGA
- the gcvP gene encoding aminomethyl-transferring glycine dehydrogenase: protein MNAPLPMTAAQVARPTLAELEARDAFASRHIGPDAAEQQHMLKVLGYDNRAALIDAVIPAAIRRRDGMPLGEFTAPLTEEAALAKLRGLASKNRVLKSFIGQGYYNTLTPGVVLRNIFENPAWYTAYTPYQPEISQGRLEAMLNFQQMVTDLTGLDIANASMLDEGTAAAEAMTLLQRVNKHASTTFYVADDVLPQTLEVVRTRALPLGIEVKVGPAAEAAGAHAFGVLLQYPGVNGDVADYRAIADAVHAAGGLVVAAADLLALTLIAAPGEWGADVAVGNSQRFGVPLGFGGPHAGYMAVKDAFKRSMPGRLVGVTIDAQGNKAYRLALQTREQHIRREKATSNICTAQVLLAVMASMYAVYHGPQGLKRIAQRVHRLTATLAGGLEQLGYARTNATFFDTLTLETGFNTEALHASATARGINLRHAGATRIGISLDETASREDVVALLEIFAHGKPVPGFDALEAAAQDAFPAGLARQSAYLTHPVFNTHHAEHEMLRYLRMLADKDLALDRTMIPLGSCTMKLNATSEMIPVTWPEFSKIHPFAPLDQTVGYREMIDQLEAMLCAATGYAAVSLQPNAGSQGEYAGLLIIHAYHASRGESHRDICLIPSSAHGTNPASAQMAGMKVVVVACDENGNVDLEDLAKKAEQHSKNLAAIMITYPSTHGVFEQGVQQICHIVHKHGGQVYVDGANMNAMVGTAAPGQFGGDVSHLNLHKTFCIPHGGGGPGVGPVAVGAHLADFLPNQDSVGYRRDDQGIGGVSAAPFGSASILPISWMYIAMMGSAGLTAATENAILAANYVARRLSPHFPVLYTGQHGLVAHECILDVRALQKTTGISNEDVAKRLMDYGFHAPTMSFPVPGTLMIEPTESEALHELDRFIDAMIAIRAEIARVEDGTFDREDNPLKNAPHTAAVITADVWEHKYTRQEAAYPVAALRTQKYWPPVGRADNVYGDRNLFCACVPMSEYTEE from the coding sequence ATGAACGCCCCTTTGCCCATGACTGCCGCCCAAGTTGCCCGGCCCACGCTGGCCGAACTGGAGGCGCGCGACGCCTTCGCCTCCCGCCATATCGGCCCCGACGCCGCCGAACAACAGCACATGCTCAAGGTGCTGGGCTATGACAACCGCGCCGCGCTGATCGACGCCGTCATCCCCGCCGCCATCCGCCGCCGCGACGGCATGCCGCTGGGCGAGTTCACCGCGCCGCTGACCGAAGAAGCCGCGCTGGCCAAGCTGCGTGGCCTGGCCAGCAAGAACCGCGTGCTCAAGAGCTTTATCGGCCAGGGCTACTACAACACGCTGACCCCGGGCGTGGTGCTGCGCAATATCTTCGAGAACCCGGCCTGGTACACCGCCTACACGCCCTACCAGCCCGAGATTTCCCAGGGCCGCCTGGAAGCCATGCTGAACTTCCAGCAGATGGTGACCGACCTGACCGGCCTGGACATCGCCAATGCGTCGATGCTGGATGAAGGCACGGCGGCCGCCGAGGCCATGACGCTGCTGCAGCGCGTCAACAAGCACGCCTCCACCACTTTCTATGTCGCGGACGACGTGCTGCCGCAAACGCTGGAAGTGGTACGCACCCGCGCGCTGCCGCTGGGCATCGAAGTCAAGGTTGGCCCCGCTGCCGAAGCGGCCGGTGCCCATGCCTTCGGCGTGCTGCTGCAGTACCCCGGCGTGAACGGCGATGTGGCCGACTACCGCGCCATCGCCGACGCGGTGCACGCTGCTGGCGGCCTGGTGGTGGCTGCCGCCGACCTGCTGGCGCTGACCCTGATCGCCGCGCCCGGAGAGTGGGGCGCCGACGTGGCGGTGGGCAACTCGCAACGCTTTGGCGTGCCGCTCGGCTTTGGCGGCCCGCACGCCGGCTACATGGCGGTCAAGGATGCCTTCAAGCGCTCCATGCCCGGCCGCCTGGTGGGCGTGACCATCGACGCGCAAGGCAACAAGGCGTATCGCCTGGCCCTGCAAACGCGCGAGCAGCATATCCGCCGCGAAAAAGCGACGTCGAACATCTGTACGGCACAGGTGCTGCTGGCCGTGATGGCCTCGATGTACGCCGTGTACCACGGCCCGCAAGGCCTCAAGCGCATCGCCCAGCGCGTGCACCGCCTGACGGCCACGCTGGCCGGCGGCCTGGAGCAACTGGGCTACGCGCGCACCAACGCCACCTTCTTCGATACGCTGACGCTGGAAACCGGCTTCAACACCGAAGCCCTCCACGCCTCGGCCACCGCGCGGGGCATCAACCTGCGCCACGCCGGCGCCACCCGCATCGGCATCTCACTGGACGAGACCGCCTCGCGCGAGGACGTCGTCGCCCTGCTGGAAATCTTCGCCCACGGCAAGCCGGTGCCCGGCTTCGATGCACTCGAAGCCGCCGCGCAAGACGCGTTCCCGGCCGGCCTGGCGCGCCAGAGCGCCTACCTGACGCACCCGGTGTTCAACACGCACCACGCCGAGCACGAAATGCTGCGCTACCTGCGCATGCTGGCCGACAAGGACCTGGCGCTGGACCGCACCATGATCCCGCTGGGCTCGTGCACCATGAAGCTCAACGCCACCAGCGAGATGATCCCGGTGACGTGGCCCGAATTCAGCAAGATCCACCCGTTCGCGCCGCTGGACCAGACGGTCGGCTACCGCGAGATGATCGACCAGCTCGAAGCCATGCTGTGCGCCGCCACCGGCTACGCGGCGGTGAGCCTGCAGCCCAATGCCGGCTCGCAAGGCGAATACGCCGGCCTGCTGATCATCCATGCGTACCACGCCAGCCGTGGCGAAAGCCACCGCGACATCTGCCTGATCCCGTCCTCCGCGCACGGCACCAACCCGGCGTCGGCACAGATGGCCGGCATGAAGGTGGTGGTGGTGGCCTGTGACGAGAACGGCAACGTCGACCTGGAAGACCTGGCGAAGAAGGCCGAGCAGCACAGCAAGAACCTCGCCGCGATCATGATCACCTACCCGTCTACGCACGGCGTATTCGAGCAGGGCGTGCAGCAGATCTGCCACATCGTGCACAAGCACGGCGGCCAGGTCTACGTCGACGGCGCCAACATGAACGCCATGGTCGGCACCGCCGCGCCGGGCCAGTTCGGTGGCGACGTGTCCCACCTGAACCTGCACAAGACCTTCTGCATCCCCCACGGCGGTGGCGGCCCGGGCGTTGGCCCGGTGGCGGTCGGTGCGCATCTGGCTGACTTCCTGCCCAACCAGGACAGCGTGGGCTATCGCCGCGACGACCAGGGCATCGGCGGCGTGTCCGCCGCGCCGTTCGGCTCGGCCAGCATCCTGCCGATCTCGTGGATGTACATCGCCATGATGGGCTCGGCCGGCCTGACCGCCGCCACCGAGAACGCCATCCTGGCCGCCAACTACGTGGCGCGCCGCCTGTCGCCGCACTTCCCCGTGCTCTACACTGGCCAGCACGGCCTGGTGGCGCACGAGTGCATCCTGGACGTACGCGCGCTGCAAAAGACCACCGGCATCTCCAACGAGGACGTGGCCAAGCGCCTGATGGACTACGGCTTCCACGCCCCCACCATGAGCTTCCCGGTGCCGGGCACGCTGATGATCGAGCCGACCGAGAGCGAGGCCCTGCACGAGCTGGACCGCTTTATCGACGCGATGATCGCCATCCGCGCCGAGATTGCCCGCGTGGAAGACGGCACCTTCGACCGCGAGGACAACCCGCTGAAGAATGCGCCGCACACCGCCGCCGTGATCACCGCCGACGTGTGGGAACACAAGTACACGCGCCAGGAAGCCGCCTACCCGGTGGCCGCGCTGCGCACGCAGAAGTACTGG